In the Candidatus Eisenbacteria bacterium genome, one interval contains:
- a CDS encoding PD40 domain-containing protein produces MRPSRRTWTAWIATLLLALTATAAVAADKALWLRYPAISPDGRTIAFSYHGNLWKVPAAGGVAVPLTLSEAHNTRPVWSPDGSRIAFASDRNGNFDVYAMPADGGEATRLTFHSADELPSSFTPDGKALLFSASVLDAATAVGFPNDAQPELYKVALDGGMPEPVLSTPAQYASYNRAGTRLAYSDQRGFEMEWRKHDNSSFARDVWLYDVAANRHTRLTAFGADNRQPVWGPEDKSLFYLSEKSGTFNVWRLDPDDPHPVQVTTHTVHPVRFLSVSNTGDLCYAYDGELWVRPAGAPESRRLEVQVATDRRDRTVEPVDVTSQISEFDVSPDGSEIAFVARGEIYTASTEHGTTRRLTSTPEQERSVSFSPDGRSLLYASERGGSWKLYRTDLADKNEPNFFNATALRESPVLETGAETFQPRFSPDGSEIAYLEERTTLKVLNLKTGASRVVLAGDMNYSYSDGDQRYDWSPDGKWLAVQFLSPTRWSSEVGLVPVSGEGKLVNVTHSGYEDEEPQWAMKGEVLLWKTDRQGLRAQAGNPRESDVYAAFLTQKGFDRYRLDEAAFDQLKAREKGKGKPKGAEKELGKEKEEAEPPVPKAADPVSIEWSGLDDRIVRLSLSSAELASAALSPDGETLYYLARYEKGYDLWKYLPRKKEVKLVAKLGARGAEFRLDREGKKAFVLADGKLSTVELEPGKSSPVAATARMELNPDAERAYMFEHCWRQTFKKFYSVGMHGVDWKAMKAAYARFLPYIDNSRDFAELISEMQGELNASHSGCRYRPTRTDGDETAALGFFPDPAHAGDGVRILEVIEGGPLQQAGTKVKAGVVIESIDGTRIAARANWYRLLNRKADAPVRLALFDPKAGTRWEETVKPVSWGAQSRLLYLRWTRARRDDVERLSGGRIGYAHIRGMNDGAYREIFEEIFGRSVGKDAIVLDTRFNGGGNLVEALTVFLSGREYARNVPRGRQIGVEPSQRWTRPSIVVMNEGNYSDAHCFPMAYTQLGLGETVGMPVPGTCTSVWWERLQDRDLVFGIPEVGLVDMQGDMMENKHLAPTHMVEPDPAAISTGRDQQIEKAVEVLLSKLPKRPPGEGR; encoded by the coding sequence ATGCGCCCGAGCCGGAGAACCTGGACTGCCTGGATCGCCACGTTGCTGCTGGCGCTGACGGCCACCGCCGCCGTCGCCGCGGACAAGGCGCTGTGGCTGCGCTACCCCGCGATCTCGCCCGACGGGCGCACGATTGCCTTCAGCTACCACGGCAACCTGTGGAAGGTGCCGGCCGCCGGGGGCGTGGCCGTGCCCCTAACCCTGAGCGAGGCGCACAACACCCGCCCGGTGTGGTCGCCCGACGGCTCGAGGATCGCCTTCGCGTCGGACCGCAACGGGAACTTCGACGTCTACGCGATGCCCGCCGATGGCGGCGAGGCCACGCGACTGACGTTTCACTCCGCGGACGAGTTGCCCTCCAGCTTCACTCCCGACGGCAAGGCCTTGCTGTTCAGCGCCTCGGTCCTGGACGCCGCCACGGCGGTGGGCTTCCCCAACGACGCCCAGCCGGAGCTCTACAAGGTCGCCCTGGACGGTGGCATGCCCGAGCCGGTGCTCAGCACCCCGGCGCAGTACGCATCCTACAATCGCGCCGGCACGCGTCTCGCGTATTCCGACCAGCGCGGCTTCGAGATGGAGTGGCGCAAGCACGACAATTCCTCCTTCGCCCGTGATGTGTGGCTCTACGACGTGGCGGCCAACAGGCACACCCGCCTGACCGCGTTCGGCGCCGACAACCGGCAGCCGGTGTGGGGCCCGGAGGACAAGTCGTTGTTCTATCTCTCGGAGAAGAGCGGCACATTCAACGTATGGCGCCTGGACCCGGACGACCCCCACCCCGTGCAGGTCACCACGCACACGGTCCACCCGGTGCGCTTCCTGTCCGTCTCCAACACCGGCGACCTGTGCTACGCGTACGATGGCGAGTTGTGGGTCCGGCCCGCGGGCGCCCCGGAGAGCCGCCGCCTGGAGGTCCAGGTGGCCACGGACCGCCGCGACCGCACCGTGGAGCCCGTGGATGTCACGTCCCAGATCTCGGAGTTCGATGTCTCGCCCGACGGCAGCGAGATCGCCTTCGTGGCCCGCGGCGAGATCTACACCGCGTCCACCGAGCACGGCACCACCCGGCGGCTCACCAGCACGCCGGAGCAGGAGCGCTCGGTGAGCTTCTCCCCGGACGGCCGCAGCCTCCTGTATGCCTCCGAGCGCGGCGGGAGCTGGAAGCTCTACCGCACCGACCTGGCCGACAAGAACGAACCGAACTTCTTCAACGCCACGGCACTCAGGGAATCGCCGGTGCTCGAGACCGGGGCCGAGACGTTCCAGCCGCGTTTCAGCCCGGACGGCAGCGAGATCGCCTACCTGGAGGAGCGCACCACGCTCAAGGTGCTCAACCTCAAGACCGGCGCGAGCCGGGTGGTGCTGGCGGGCGACATGAACTACTCCTACAGCGACGGCGACCAGCGCTACGACTGGTCCCCGGACGGTAAGTGGCTGGCGGTGCAGTTCCTGAGCCCCACCCGGTGGTCGTCCGAAGTCGGCCTGGTGCCCGTGTCCGGGGAGGGCAAGCTGGTCAACGTGACGCACAGCGGCTACGAGGACGAGGAGCCGCAATGGGCGATGAAGGGCGAGGTCCTGCTCTGGAAGACCGACCGCCAGGGCCTGCGCGCGCAGGCCGGCAATCCGCGGGAATCCGACGTCTACGCCGCATTCCTCACCCAGAAGGGCTTTGACCGCTACCGGCTGGACGAAGCCGCCTTCGACCAGTTGAAGGCGCGCGAGAAGGGAAAGGGCAAGCCGAAGGGCGCGGAGAAGGAGCTCGGGAAGGAAAAGGAGGAAGCCGAGCCGCCCGTTCCGAAAGCCGCCGACCCGGTGAGCATCGAGTGGTCCGGGCTCGACGACCGCATCGTGCGCCTCTCGCTCAGTTCCGCCGAACTGGCTTCGGCGGCACTGTCCCCGGACGGTGAGACGCTCTACTACCTGGCCCGGTACGAGAAGGGCTATGACCTGTGGAAGTACCTGCCGCGCAAGAAGGAGGTCAAGCTGGTGGCCAAGCTGGGCGCCCGCGGGGCCGAATTCCGGCTCGACCGCGAAGGCAAGAAGGCGTTCGTGCTCGCGGACGGCAAACTCTCCACGGTGGAGCTGGAGCCCGGCAAGTCATCGCCGGTGGCCGCCACGGCGCGCATGGAGCTCAATCCGGACGCCGAGCGCGCCTACATGTTCGAGCACTGCTGGCGCCAGACGTTCAAGAAGTTCTACTCCGTGGGCATGCACGGGGTGGACTGGAAGGCCATGAAGGCGGCCTACGCTCGCTTCCTGCCCTACATCGACAACTCGCGCGACTTCGCCGAGCTGATCTCCGAGATGCAGGGCGAGCTGAACGCCTCGCACTCCGGCTGCCGCTACCGCCCGACGCGCACCGACGGGGACGAGACCGCCGCCCTGGGCTTCTTCCCGGATCCCGCGCATGCCGGCGACGGCGTGCGCATCCTGGAGGTGATCGAGGGCGGCCCGCTGCAGCAGGCGGGCACGAAGGTGAAGGCGGGGGTGGTGATCGAGTCCATTGACGGCACGCGAATCGCCGCGCGCGCGAACTGGTACCGCCTGCTGAACCGGAAGGCCGACGCACCCGTGCGACTGGCACTGTTCGATCCCAAGGCCGGCACGCGCTGGGAGGAAACGGTGAAGCCCGTCTCCTGGGGCGCCCAGTCGCGGCTGCTGTACCTGCGCTGGACCCGCGCGCGGCGCGACGACGTGGAACGGCTGTCGGGCGGACGGATCGGCTACGCGCATATCCGCGGCATGAACGACGGCGCCTATCGCGAGATCTTCGAGGAGATCTTCGGGCGCTCGGTGGGCAAGGACGCCATCGTCCTGGACACCCGCTTCAACGGTGGCGGCAACCTGGTGGAGGCGCTCACGGTGTTCCTGAGCGGGCGCGAGTACGCCCGAAACGTCCCGCGCGGCCGCCAGATCGGAGTGGAGCCCTCGCAACGCTGGACCCGGCCTTCCATCGTGGTGATGAACGAGGGGAACTATTCCGACGCGCACTGCTTCCCGATGGCCTACACCCAACTCGGGCTGGGGGAGACGGTGGGGATGCCGGTCCCGGGCACCTGCACCTCGGTGTGGTGGGAGCGGCTGCAGGACCGCGACCTGGTGTTCGGCATCCCGGAGGTCGGGCTGGTGGACATGCAGGGGGACATGATGGAAAACAAGCACCTGGCGCCCACGCACATGGTGGAGCCGGACCCGGCAGCGATCTCGACCGGGCGCGACCAGCAGATCGAGAAGGCGGTCGAGGTGCTGTTGTCGAAGCTGCCGAAGCGCCCGCCCGGAGAGGGCCGCTAG
- a CDS encoding NmrA/HSCARG family protein, which translates to MQKKIIAIAGATGAQGGGLARAILSDPDSEFAVRALARNPNSANARQLAGLGAEVVAADLDDFESVKRAYQGAHGAFCVTFFWEHLSAEKETTQALGMAQAARAAGVKHVIWSTFEDTRRWIPLTDDRMPTLHGKYKVVHFDAKAEADQHFRDLGVPTTFLLTSFYWDNLIHFGMGPKPGPDGRLQFVLPMGEKKLPGIGAEDIGKCAHGLFKRGPEFIGKTVGIAGEHLTGAQMAAALSKALGQEVFYSAVPPDVYRSFGFPGAEEMGNMFQFKADFEKVYCGARDVALSRALNPQLQTFEQWLAANKDRIPPG; encoded by the coding sequence ATGCAGAAGAAGATCATCGCGATCGCCGGTGCCACCGGCGCGCAGGGGGGCGGGCTGGCCCGGGCCATCCTCTCCGACCCGGACAGCGAATTCGCCGTGCGGGCCCTGGCCCGCAATCCAAACTCCGCGAACGCCAGGCAGCTCGCCGGGCTCGGCGCCGAGGTGGTCGCGGCGGACCTGGACGACTTCGAGAGCGTGAAGAGAGCGTACCAGGGCGCCCACGGGGCCTTCTGCGTCACGTTCTTCTGGGAGCATCTGTCGGCTGAGAAGGAGACGACCCAGGCGCTGGGGATGGCCCAGGCGGCCCGCGCGGCGGGCGTGAAACATGTCATCTGGTCCACCTTCGAGGACACGCGCCGGTGGATCCCGCTGACCGACGACCGCATGCCCACGCTCCACGGGAAGTACAAGGTGGTGCACTTCGACGCCAAGGCGGAAGCGGACCAGCACTTCCGGGACCTCGGCGTGCCCACGACCTTCCTGCTGACCTCCTTCTACTGGGACAACCTCATCCACTTCGGAATGGGCCCGAAGCCGGGGCCGGATGGACGCCTGCAGTTCGTGCTGCCGATGGGGGAGAAGAAGCTCCCGGGGATCGGCGCCGAGGACATCGGGAAGTGCGCCCACGGCCTCTTCAAGCGCGGCCCGGAGTTCATCGGGAAGACCGTGGGCATCGCCGGGGAGCACCTGACCGGGGCCCAGATGGCGGCGGCGCTCTCGAAGGCGCTCGGCCAGGAGGTGTTCTACAGCGCGGTGCCCCCGGACGTGTACCGCTCGTTCGGCTTCCCCGGAGCGGAGGAAATGGGCAACATGTTCCAGTTCAAGGCCGATTTCGAGAAGGTCTACTGCGGCGCGCGGGATGTCGCACTCAGCCGGGCGCTCAACCCGCAGTTGCAGACGTTCGAACAGTGGCTGGCGGCGAACAAGGACCGCATCCCGCCGGGATAG
- a CDS encoding response regulator yields MKCRPPAFALVLYGHLALLGLLAAAPPDACALDPHRNLSQYAIRTWSGREGLPQNSVTSLLQSRDGYLWLGTQEGLVQFDGIRFTVFNRKNTQQLRRNWVASLFEARDGSLWAGTAGGGLLRYRAGHFTSYTEMQGLSRDWISGVCEDSRGNLWVGTFNGVDVIPAGGLEEPGRWLHYPGVRAVALLADPDGAMWIGTMGRGLWRIQDGKIDSLGLSRDLKDSTITALYRDRKGALWVGTAGTGAFVLEGGRVRRQYGRPDGLPGLMVGGFLEDHDGNLWLATDMGLCRLRDGRIAALTTASTLHSANILSMCEDREGSLWVGTQGGGLTRVMDGKFVPLTTSDGLGRDEIGPICETPDGSVWIGTWGGGLARLRDGKITSYTKKEGLPGEVINALADDRRGGIWIGLMGTGLSHFDGRRFRNWGVKDGLSQQGVFALCVRRNGDVWVGTNGGGVDVMRQGRFVAHYGSRDSVGNGRVRCIHEDRRGTMWVGTMGGGLASFDGDRFRHFRPADGLAADAVGSVLEDADGTLWFGTFGGGLSRFKDGRFVTLGTGCGLFDDMVYGIAEDTAGRFWMSCNNGVFSVPRKDLDAFADGRRGSVTCTAYDEADGMRVHECNSGSPAVTRTRDGRIWFATLGGVAVLDPDHTPLNGTRPSVLIERVRADRKDVPRSQTTVIAPGRGELEVHYAGLSFLSPEKVRFRYRLEGFDRTWVEAGNRRVAYYTNLPPGRYRFHVTACNNDGLWNERGADLDLQLRPHYHQTWWFRALAALVALALALALYRRRVRGLKLQLEERTRSKVALEAANAKLAQALEDLQRAQSSLIEQERLRALGQMASGISHDFNNSLAPILGFTEILLRKPALLDDREKTLDYLDTIHTAAKDAGTIVSRLREFYRPREHGEVFPSISLNDVVEQGLGLTQPKWKGEALARGATIEIVKDLGPLPQIPGSDSDLRELLTNLIFNAVDSMPEGGRLTLRTRLEGERVLLEVRDTGHGMSDEVRRRCLEPFFTTKGERGTGLGLPMVYGIVQRHGGTVDIESRPGEGTRFLVRLPLQGIEPAAEVEAWTDKPVPPLHILLVDDEPNVLRFVTGYLEEDHHTVDTASDGAEGLRKFHAGEFDLVVMDRAMPRMSGDQLAAAVKLFRPGTPVILLTGFGELMSARGEKPEHVDLVLSKPVSIAMLRRAVAKLKAA; encoded by the coding sequence GTGAAGTGCCGTCCGCCGGCATTCGCCCTGGTACTCTACGGCCATCTCGCCCTGCTGGGCCTGCTCGCGGCGGCGCCACCCGACGCGTGCGCGCTCGATCCCCATCGCAATCTCAGCCAGTATGCCATCCGCACATGGTCGGGCCGCGAGGGCCTGCCCCAGAACTCCGTGACCTCCCTGCTCCAGTCCCGCGACGGCTACCTGTGGCTGGGGACGCAGGAGGGACTGGTCCAGTTCGACGGCATCCGCTTCACGGTGTTCAATCGCAAGAACACCCAGCAGCTCCGCCGCAACTGGGTGGCTTCCCTGTTCGAAGCCCGCGATGGCTCGCTGTGGGCGGGCACCGCGGGAGGAGGGCTGCTGCGGTACCGGGCCGGCCACTTCACCTCCTACACCGAGATGCAGGGCCTCTCGCGCGACTGGATCTCGGGAGTGTGTGAGGACTCCCGCGGCAACCTGTGGGTCGGCACGTTCAACGGCGTGGACGTCATCCCCGCGGGCGGGCTCGAGGAACCCGGGCGCTGGCTGCACTATCCGGGCGTGCGGGCGGTGGCGTTGCTGGCGGATCCGGACGGGGCGATGTGGATCGGCACCATGGGGCGCGGGCTGTGGCGCATCCAGGATGGGAAGATTGACAGCCTCGGTCTCTCCCGCGACCTGAAGGACTCCACCATCACGGCGCTGTACCGCGACCGGAAAGGCGCCCTCTGGGTCGGCACAGCAGGCACCGGGGCCTTCGTGCTCGAGGGGGGGCGTGTCCGCCGACAGTATGGCCGCCCGGACGGGCTGCCGGGGCTCATGGTGGGCGGCTTCCTGGAGGACCACGACGGCAATCTCTGGCTCGCGACGGACATGGGCCTGTGCCGCCTGCGCGACGGGCGCATCGCTGCCCTGACCACCGCCTCGACGCTGCATTCCGCCAACATCCTCTCCATGTGCGAGGACCGCGAGGGCAGCCTGTGGGTCGGCACCCAGGGTGGCGGGCTGACGCGAGTGATGGACGGGAAATTCGTGCCCCTGACCACCTCGGACGGCCTCGGCCGCGACGAGATCGGCCCCATCTGCGAAACACCCGACGGCTCCGTGTGGATCGGCACCTGGGGCGGGGGCCTGGCGCGCCTCCGCGACGGCAAGATCACCAGCTACACGAAGAAGGAGGGCCTGCCCGGGGAGGTCATCAACGCCCTCGCCGACGACCGCCGCGGCGGAATCTGGATCGGCCTGATGGGCACCGGCCTCTCGCACTTCGACGGCCGGCGCTTCCGCAACTGGGGGGTGAAGGACGGCCTGTCCCAGCAGGGCGTGTTCGCCTTGTGCGTGCGACGGAACGGGGATGTGTGGGTGGGCACCAACGGCGGGGGCGTGGACGTGATGCGGCAGGGCCGCTTCGTGGCGCACTACGGCTCGCGCGACAGCGTGGGCAACGGCCGGGTCCGCTGTATTCACGAGGACCGGCGCGGCACCATGTGGGTGGGGACGATGGGCGGGGGCCTGGCCAGCTTCGACGGCGATCGCTTCCGGCACTTCCGCCCCGCCGACGGCCTGGCCGCCGACGCCGTCGGCAGCGTGCTGGAGGACGCGGATGGCACGCTGTGGTTCGGCACCTTCGGCGGCGGGCTGTCGCGCTTCAAGGACGGCCGGTTCGTGACCCTGGGCACCGGCTGCGGCCTCTTCGACGACATGGTCTACGGGATCGCCGAGGACACCGCCGGCCGGTTCTGGATGAGCTGCAACAACGGGGTGTTCTCCGTCCCGCGGAAGGACCTGGACGCGTTCGCCGACGGACGGCGGGGGAGCGTGACCTGCACCGCCTACGACGAGGCCGACGGCATGCGGGTGCACGAATGCAACTCCGGTTCCCCCGCGGTCACGCGCACCCGGGACGGGCGGATCTGGTTCGCGACCCTGGGCGGCGTGGCGGTGCTCGATCCGGATCACACGCCGCTCAACGGCACGCGTCCGTCGGTCCTCATCGAGAGGGTGCGCGCCGACCGCAAGGACGTTCCCCGCTCCCAAACCACGGTGATCGCCCCGGGACGCGGCGAGCTGGAAGTGCACTACGCCGGGCTGAGCTTCCTCTCGCCGGAGAAGGTGCGTTTCCGTTACCGGCTGGAGGGGTTCGACCGCACCTGGGTCGAGGCAGGCAACCGGCGCGTCGCGTACTACACCAACCTGCCGCCGGGCAGGTACCGTTTCCACGTCACGGCGTGCAACAACGACGGTCTGTGGAACGAGCGCGGCGCCGACCTGGACCTCCAGCTGCGGCCGCACTACCACCAGACCTGGTGGTTCCGTGCCCTGGCGGCGCTCGTCGCGCTGGCGCTGGCGCTCGCCCTGTACCGCCGCCGGGTCCGCGGCCTCAAGCTCCAGCTGGAAGAGCGCACCCGCTCCAAGGTGGCGCTCGAGGCGGCCAACGCGAAGCTGGCCCAGGCGCTGGAGGACCTGCAGCGCGCCCAGAGCAGCCTCATCGAGCAGGAACGACTGCGCGCGCTGGGGCAGATGGCCAGCGGCATCAGTCACGACTTCAACAACTCCCTGGCTCCCATCCTGGGCTTCACGGAGATCCTGTTGCGCAAGCCGGCCCTCCTGGACGACCGGGAGAAGACGCTGGACTACCTGGACACCATTCACACCGCCGCGAAGGACGCGGGCACGATCGTGAGCCGCCTGCGCGAGTTTTACCGGCCGCGCGAGCACGGCGAGGTGTTCCCCAGCATCTCGCTGAACGACGTGGTGGAGCAGGGGCTCGGACTCACGCAGCCCAAGTGGAAGGGTGAGGCGCTGGCGCGCGGCGCGACCATCGAGATCGTGAAGGACCTGGGACCGCTGCCGCAGATCCCCGGCAGCGACTCCGACCTGCGCGAGTTGCTCACAAACCTGATATTCAACGCCGTGGACTCCATGCCCGAGGGCGGCCGGCTCACCCTGCGCACGCGGCTGGAGGGCGAGCGCGTGCTGCTGGAAGTGCGCGATACCGGCCATGGGATGTCCGACGAGGTGCGCCGTCGCTGCCTGGAGCCTTTCTTCACCACCAAGGGGGAACGCGGCACGGGGCTGGGGCTGCCGATGGTCTACGGAATCGTCCAGCGCCACGGCGGCACGGTGGACATCGAGAGCCGCCCGGGCGAAGGCACCCGTTTCCTGGTGCGCCTGCCCCTCCAGGGCATCGAGCCGGCAGCCGAAGTGGAAGCGTGGACCGACAAACCAGTCCCGCCGCTGCACATCCTGCTCGTGGACGACGAGCCGAACGTGTTGAGGTTCGTCACCGGCTACCTCGAAGAGGACCACCACACGGTGGACACCGCCTCGGACGGAGCGGAAGGTCTCCGCAAGTTCCACGCCGGAGAGTTCGACCTCGTGGTGATGGACCGCGCCATGCCGCGCATGAGCGGCGACCAGCTGGCCGCGGCCGTCAAGCTGTTCCGGCCCGGCACCCCGGTGATCCTGCTCACGGGCTTCGGGGAGCTGATGTCCGCCCGGGGCGAGAAGCCGGAGCACGTGGACCTGGTCCTCAGCAAGCCGGTCAGCATCGCCATGCTCCGCCGGGCGGTCGCGAAGCTCAAGGCCGCCTGA
- a CDS encoding cytochrome b/b6 domain-containing protein — translation MEPHHETGTAVPVEAGARPGPVRQSPTILRFLTAERLLHWALAIPFVLLYATALGMAVLYAEPSPRHFKNAFALLHRGVGVALVVLPPLALLRGIRDWRMHLENMREGWTWRKDDFRWLVLFPRYAMDPRVKLPEQGKFNAAEKLNFMMVQSTYPFYIVTGILVWLPGSAALAYLAHLGVAIMGLPLVLGHIFMATVNPETKVGLSGMITGWVDREWARHHYRRWYRDRIEMPEKQRAARELASRLAKPARVKCASCQEVAELGTWRELIQRSFQVEPVFCGACEAPIPITLAESARPLSEAIVRHLEVRGADEPFEPGESVAA, via the coding sequence ATGGAGCCGCACCACGAAACGGGAACGGCCGTGCCGGTCGAGGCCGGCGCCCGTCCCGGACCTGTCCGGCAAAGCCCCACCATCCTTCGCTTTCTGACTGCCGAACGCCTGCTGCACTGGGCGCTCGCCATCCCGTTCGTGCTGCTCTACGCCACGGCCCTGGGAATGGCGGTCCTCTACGCCGAGCCCTCGCCCCGCCATTTCAAGAATGCGTTCGCCCTGCTGCACCGCGGCGTCGGCGTGGCCCTGGTGGTTCTGCCGCCGCTGGCGCTGCTGCGCGGAATCCGCGACTGGCGCATGCACCTCGAGAACATGCGCGAGGGGTGGACCTGGCGGAAGGACGACTTCCGCTGGCTGGTGCTGTTTCCCCGCTACGCCATGGACCCGCGCGTGAAGCTGCCGGAGCAGGGCAAGTTCAACGCCGCCGAGAAGCTCAACTTCATGATGGTGCAGTCCACCTACCCGTTCTACATCGTCACCGGGATCCTGGTGTGGCTGCCCGGCTCGGCTGCGCTGGCCTACCTGGCGCACCTGGGGGTGGCCATCATGGGCCTGCCGCTGGTCCTGGGGCACATCTTCATGGCCACGGTGAACCCCGAGACCAAGGTGGGGCTCTCGGGGATGATCACCGGCTGGGTGGACCGCGAGTGGGCGCGCCACCACTATCGCCGCTGGTACCGGGACCGCATCGAGATGCCCGAGAAGCAGCGGGCCGCCCGCGAACTGGCGTCGCGCCTGGCGAAGCCCGCCCGGGTGAAGTGCGCATCGTGCCAGGAGGTGGCGGAGTTGGGCACATGGAGGGAGCTGATCCAGCGCTCGTTCCAGGTGGAGCCGGTGTTCTGTGGCGCCTGCGAGGCGCCGATCCCCATCACGCTGGCCGAGTCGGCCCGCCCGCTGAGCGAGGCGATCGTGCGGCACCTCGAGGTGCGTGGCGCGGACGAACCGTTCGAGCCGGGGGAGAGCGTCGCGGCCTAG